One genomic segment of Nonomuraea coxensis DSM 45129 includes these proteins:
- a CDS encoding DEAD/DEAH box helicase, with translation MLVVHGVWAEDGLAFWAEDVEGGGPAARPGRGAGPRPHPFAAPAAAVAAALGLNEAGEPAESLGLGGRTLELLLPGSAREPLPSPETGRLASTARPGLRLWRVPAVVPPAGTALRLLAGRPGTATLRHWAAVADLARDLVRRGRVLPQLALGAGGARAVWRPVLTGADGAYVRDLALAMPPACRTSGTERHSTDVLRAALETFADALVRRALTEPLVTRPATPEDRWLAALTGPDPSCPDVPELRAELAAWHDAATAAEGAARVCFRLMEPVGDPAHGGEDAWRVELALQAADDPSLYVPAAALWAGERAPGLPPAPERELLTGLGRAVRLYPELERALRVPEPAELALDTAGAFGFLRQAAPLLQAAGFGVQLPRWAGRAKLGLRLTTRTKAQTAAVSQGFGMRELVDFRVDLAVGDETISEEELAELARLKVPLVRVRGQWVELDDRQLKAALRAVEGARAGEAAAGEILELVARHDSELPLLEVDADGVLGDLLSGQAERRLRPIATPAGLDAVLRPYQERGLAWLSFLSELGLGGVLADDMGLGKTVTTLALLVHEGRDGEGPGAPTLLVCPMSLVGNWQREAARFAPGLRVYVHHGAARDAALVRDADLVITTYGTAHRDLEVLKRHEWRRVVCDEAQAIKNSGTLQARAVRAIPAATRLALTGTPVENHLAELWSIMEFANPGLLGSRSRFRTRFQEPIEAREDEEAAHALRRATGPFILRRLKTDRSVISDLPEKMEVKEWCSLTAEQASLYQAVVDDMLAKIDGSEGIERRGLVLATMAKLKQVCNHPAHLLKDGSRLAGRSGKLARLEQLGEEILAEGEKALLFTQYAEFGGLLQPYLERRLERPVLLLHGGLPKKTRDRLVDRFQNDPEPMLFVLSLKAAGVGLNLTAASHVVHVDRWWNPAVEDQATDRAFRIGQRKNVQVRKLICAGTLEERVDEMIERKKALAERVVGAGEEWLTDLSTGELREVFRLTGSPAGEAGVS, from the coding sequence GTGCTGGTCGTACACGGGGTCTGGGCGGAGGACGGGCTCGCCTTCTGGGCGGAGGACGTCGAGGGCGGCGGGCCTGCGGCGCGGCCCGGTCGTGGCGCCGGCCCCCGCCCCCATCCCTTCGCGGCCCCGGCCGCCGCCGTCGCCGCCGCACTCGGCCTGAACGAGGCGGGCGAGCCCGCCGAGTCCCTTGGGCTCGGTGGCCGGACGCTGGAGCTGTTGTTGCCGGGGTCGGCCAGGGAGCCGTTGCCGTCGCCGGAGACGGGGCGGCTCGCCTCGACGGCGCGGCCGGGGCTGCGGCTGTGGCGGGTGCCGGCCGTCGTCCCGCCCGCAGGCACGGCGCTGCGCCTGCTCGCCGGCCGGCCGGGGACGGCGACCCTCCGGCACTGGGCGGCGGTCGCCGACCTCGCCCGCGACCTGGTCAGGAGGGGCCGCGTGCTCCCCCAGCTCGCCCTCGGGGCGGGCGGGGCGCGGGCGGTGTGGCGGCCGGTCCTGACCGGGGCCGACGGCGCGTACGTCCGCGACCTGGCCCTCGCCATGCCGCCCGCGTGCCGGACCTCCGGCACCGAGCGGCACTCCACCGACGTCCTGCGCGCGGCGCTGGAGACGTTCGCGGACGCGCTCGTCCGGCGGGCGCTCACCGAGCCGCTGGTCACCCGCCCCGCCACCCCGGAGGACCGCTGGCTCGCGGCCCTGACCGGCCCCGACCCGTCCTGCCCCGACGTCCCCGAGCTGCGCGCCGAGCTGGCCGCGTGGCACGACGCCGCCACGGCGGCCGAGGGCGCGGCCCGCGTGTGCTTCCGCCTCATGGAGCCCGTTGGGGACCCGGCTCACGGCGGGGAGGACGCCTGGCGGGTCGAGCTGGCCTTGCAGGCCGCCGACGACCCCAGCCTGTACGTCCCCGCCGCCGCCCTCTGGGCCGGTGAGCGCGCCCCCGGCCTGCCCCCGGCCCCGGAACGCGAGCTCCTGACCGGCCTCGGCCGCGCCGTCCGGCTCTACCCCGAGCTGGAGCGCGCCCTGCGGGTCCCGGAGCCGGCCGAGCTGGCCCTGGACACCGCGGGCGCGTTCGGGTTCCTGCGCCAGGCCGCGCCGCTGCTCCAGGCGGCCGGGTTCGGCGTGCAGCTCCCCCGCTGGGCGGGCCGCGCGAAGCTCGGACTCAGGCTGACCACCAGGACCAAGGCGCAGACGGCGGCCGTGAGCCAGGGGTTCGGCATGCGGGAGCTGGTCGACTTCCGCGTCGACCTGGCGGTGGGCGACGAGACGATCAGCGAGGAGGAGCTGGCCGAGCTGGCCCGGCTGAAGGTGCCGCTGGTCCGGGTCCGCGGCCAGTGGGTGGAGCTGGACGACCGGCAGCTCAAAGCGGCGCTGCGCGCCGTGGAGGGGGCGCGGGCCGGGGAGGCGGCGGCGGGCGAGATCCTGGAGCTGGTGGCCCGGCACGACAGCGAGCTGCCGCTGCTGGAGGTGGACGCCGACGGCGTGCTGGGCGACCTGCTGTCGGGCCAGGCCGAGCGGCGGCTGCGGCCGATCGCGACGCCGGCGGGCCTGGACGCGGTGCTGCGCCCCTACCAGGAGCGCGGGCTGGCATGGCTGAGCTTCCTGTCGGAGCTGGGCCTCGGCGGGGTGCTGGCCGACGACATGGGGCTGGGCAAGACGGTCACCACGCTGGCGCTGCTGGTCCACGAGGGGCGCGACGGGGAGGGGCCGGGGGCGCCGACGCTGCTGGTGTGCCCGATGTCGCTGGTCGGCAACTGGCAGCGCGAGGCGGCCAGGTTCGCGCCGGGCCTGCGCGTCTACGTCCACCACGGGGCGGCCCGCGACGCCGCGCTCGTCCGGGACGCCGACCTGGTGATCACCACGTACGGCACCGCCCACCGCGATCTGGAGGTCCTGAAGCGGCACGAGTGGCGCCGGGTGGTGTGCGACGAGGCCCAGGCCATCAAGAACAGCGGCACGCTGCAGGCGCGGGCCGTCCGGGCGATCCCGGCGGCCACCCGCCTGGCCCTGACCGGGACGCCGGTCGAGAACCACCTGGCCGAGCTCTGGTCGATCATGGAGTTCGCCAATCCGGGCCTGCTGGGGTCGCGCTCCCGGTTCCGTACGCGCTTCCAGGAGCCGATCGAGGCCCGCGAGGACGAGGAGGCCGCGCACGCGCTGCGGCGGGCGACCGGCCCGTTCATCCTGCGCCGGCTGAAGACCGACCGGTCCGTCATCTCCGACCTGCCGGAGAAGATGGAGGTCAAGGAGTGGTGCTCGCTCACGGCCGAGCAGGCGAGCCTCTACCAGGCGGTCGTGGACGACATGCTGGCGAAGATCGACGGCAGTGAGGGCATCGAACGGCGCGGCCTGGTGCTCGCCACGATGGCCAAGCTCAAGCAGGTCTGCAACCATCCGGCCCACCTGCTCAAGGACGGCTCCCGCCTGGCGGGCCGCTCGGGCAAGCTGGCCCGGCTGGAGCAGCTCGGCGAGGAGATCCTGGCCGAGGGCGAGAAGGCGCTGCTGTTCACCCAGTACGCCGAGTTCGGCGGCCTGCTCCAGCCCTACCTGGAGCGGCGGCTGGAGCGCCCGGTGCTGCTGCTGCACGGCGGCCTGCCGAAGAAGACCCGCGACCGCCTCGTGGACCGGTTCCAGAACGACCCGGAGCCGATGTTGTTCGTGCTGTCGCTGAAGGCGGCCGGTGTCGGGCTCAACCTGACGGCGGCCAGCCATGTGGTGCACGTGGACCGCTGGTGGAACCCGGCCGTCGAGGACCAGGCCACCGACCGGGCCTTCCGCATCGGGCAGCGCAAGAACGTGCAGGTGCGCAAGCTGATCTGCGCCGGCACCCTGGAGGAGCGCGTGGACGAGATGATCGAGCGCAAGAAGGCCCTGGCCGAGCGGGTGGTGGGCGCCGGCGAGGAGTGGCTGACCGACCTGTCCACCGGCGAGCTGCGCGAGGTGTTCCGCCTGACGGGCAGTCCGGCGGGCGAGGCGGGGGTGAGCTAG